The following nucleotide sequence is from Populus trichocarpa isolate Nisqually-1 chromosome 11, P.trichocarpa_v4.1, whole genome shotgun sequence.
TCAGCACAATAATGGCTGCGATTACTGAAATTATAAATGAGCATGAAGTCACTACAAGGACTGAAAATGATGCTGATTTTGGATGTCCTGCTCCTAGCTCATTGCTCACTCTCACACTGTTTAAGACCATGTATATGTTAATTGCCTGCAATGCTATATGCTACAGCAAAATGAAAGCGTTTTTCCTTGATCTCTTTCATAACAAAAACTGACCTTGCAGCAGCATTAAATCCAACTGAAATCATAAACACCCATCCTGATAATGTCATGCTGCAAATAGAGAGAAGTAGATTGTGTTAACAAGTCAGTCAATAAACGTACAAGAAGCAACAATGCCTTTACTTTTCTTGAGGCGGGCAAGACATGGAAAATACGAAAGAAACAAGTCTAGTTAATTGCTTACCAAACTGACAGAGCATCCAATGCAACCTCAGCATTTTTAAGCAACCCAGCAATCAATACTAAAATCTGATAGTACCAAGTCTCCAAACACAACATTACTGCTGATGCAGCAGACAGTTTGAAGAAGCTCCAAAGCCCACTAAAGGCCTCCATACTGAAACCTTGCCATGTCTTTCTACAGCTCTTACTCGTTAAAATGTACACAAACTGACCCCCCACAATGATCCACCATGATAAACTCAAGACAAGGCCAGCACCTAGCAAGCCCCAGTTCCATTTGAAGATTGCGAGCCAGGAGAGCAAAACATGAACCACAAGGGCACCCAATGATATATATGCACTAGGGGCAATTATGCTTTGGGCTTGCAAAAATTTTTGAATAGGAAAATTGGCAGCATAAGCAAAAATTTGAGGGATAAGTCCATAGACAAAAACTGCAGCTGCTGATGCTATGCTGACTGGTTCACCTAATAACATCAAGAGAGGTTCGCAAAATATGTAGATCACCATTAGAGGGATAGCCGTTGCCATGAGGAGAATTGTTGACCTTTGGAGGTATACACCTAGCATTTCATATCTATGTGCCCCAAATGCTTGGCCACATAGTGTCTCCACTGCACTTCCCATACCAAGCTGCAAGAAAAGCaagcttttttaatataactagAGGGCAATTCTCCACTTGATAGAGAAGGTATGAAAGAATTTTAACCCCCGCCATTTTTGTTGCCTGAAAAGGGATAATTCttgaagaagaaggggaaaaaaacagagataacAGGGGAAGACAAAATCTCTGGagaacaaaacataaaattctccttttttccttttctcctcaGTCCACTTTTGGCCTAaaggtttcaaaaaaaaacacacgagAAAAGCCAATCTTCCAAATCCTTACTCTAGCTAATACAAGAaatatgaaaggaaaagaaaatcaaaacaagaattatcttttcttcttgttatccTTCCTTTTCTTAGTTAACTAATGATCACAATCatccatatatatatgtgagagggggggggggagaagAGGTATTACCATAAGACCATAGGCAAACATTTGGATACCAGTGTTACCAAGAGAGACAGCAGCAAGCTCAAGGTTTCCAAGGTGACCACAAAAGATCTGAGTAGACATGGAAACAACATTATTGAGCAAGTAAACTATCACAGCTGGAGCTGCAAGGTGGAAAAGCAATTTCAGTTCAACCCAGGAAGCTGAACGGATTCTCTTAAAATATGGTGCTTCAGTATCTGCTAGTATTTGTTCAAGCTCGCTGCTCCTTGTCTCGTCATGGAATGAGAGCTTGAAGCTCAATCTCAAAGGCTCAGAATTCATGATCCTTGAcaatttttccttctctcttctctccccCTCTGCTTTAGCTTCCTTGAGCTTCTCAAATAAATGTTTTGTCTTCAACTACATAACTTTAATCGTATTCTTCTACAGTATCTATAGAGGAATAcactcttgtttttctttttttctctatattttggTCAACGATAGGTAACACAAACGTTAAATGGAACACTAGTTGCTCACTCATGAGGTGGCATCTGCGTCTGATTAAGCCCACTTCGATTTATGTTAATGTGTAAGAAACACAACATTTAAGACAGATTAAACCCACTTTATTAAGATAGATGTGTTTAACTTTAGTCTCGTTGTGATCtctcaaaaaaatgaaaaaagttcatatagaaaaaatatattatgaaaacctttagagattttattttaaaatcgttctaaatataaatttatttttttaaacattaaccgatcataatataaataaatctcttttaaatcttttaactttcagaaagaaaagatattCATGTAATCTAGTCGATATCGATCTTGGACCACTGCAATAATGCAGGGGAGAGAAgaatgttcttttttattattattattattattattaaagtggGTGTTCGGATCAgtttgcgtgtacctcgactaatcccacaaacgttgaagttaacgaccatgtaaacctctagtgatcattatattaacaatcacaggactcgaacctgatATCACAGAAGATCAAACCCTTTAATCTCAAGTTTTTATCATTAGACTACTTGCTAGAGGGTTAAATGGTGGTCAATGCAGGGTACCATATCATAATTCATCGCAgcatccaaaaacaaaaaagactaaAATTTTAATGCAATTTCATGTTACATATGTTAAATACAAACACAAACATGAACCATGTCaattactaagaaaaaaaaaagtataaaacatATGGACCGTGGAAAGGGCATGGAATCTACAGGTAACgaaggaaattaattaaaaacttgaaataaaaataaaaactcataaaaaatctTACCTGCCATTGTAAAGGAATAATATATAGTACTATAccctgattaattaattaattaattagcatttgtTAACTTCATAATTTCATTAGCGTTTAATAGTGATTAGCAAGGAAACAACAACCATCTCAATACAAATCGAGCTCTGTAAGGAAAAGCATGGAAAGCACCAGCCGAGATTGAATCCACCAGCAGACACATCAAACAATGGTCCcataaaattcaatgaaattgcTATCAATATTTGTCAAACATCTAATTTTCACGTGATTTTGAACAAAGTTAACACCTTCTTCAAAATAATTAGCCTAAGTGGGAATGGCAAGAAAAGGCTGGGGATAGAATAGTAGGATCTGGAAACTAGTTGGGGACCAATTTGTTGTCGTCCTGTCTTTTCGATACTGACTTGTATTTACCCCTTCTCTCTTCTCCACAACATAATTTCTTGTGCTCGAAGCCACACAAAGACTTGCCATGGCTTGATTTGTTTCAGAATCTCCAAAACTTATTTTAGGATGCCTGTATTGTGCACTGAATtcgatatataaaaataaataaataaatactggGATTTTTACTGAGAAGTTCGTCATGATCACGTCTTGAGTTCAAACATCTCAAGATcacccttcttttttattattattattattttgtctaCAATTCTCTAACCTCTGAAGCTATGAATTTGCCAGCTGATATTGTTGACTAATCATGGAGACCGTCTGCTGGATTTGAACAATATCACTGTCATGGGATCCTAATAAAATACTCTTAAGCATCTGATCTGGTTCTTCCAGGCGTTGTCTTCTGGGACAACTCATCTCAACAACTGAACAAAGCAAATCGAAAAGCAGTGCTAGACCCACAACGCCAAAAACAAATTGGAGTTTGGTAGATCAGAGAGATTGGAGCCTATGATGTTACAGTTCAGATTAGTAGACGCCTTCTAATGGAGGATATGCATCACAGAGTTATACCCATTTAAGTAACCAAGTTCAAATccatttaaagaagaagaaaaaaagtcttGAAAGCCAGCTGGAACTAGCCCCAGTAGCCATATTACTTTTTTAGTTCTTCTATAGAGAATTAATATAGAGTTTACTGTTTATATAAACTgtgaaactcttttttttcaattgtttttttttcttgtttttttcttgcttttttaaatttcatccttattttttttatttttaaaaataatagagtacttttattattctaaaaaagtAGCAAAACGATCCATGTGGACCacgtgaaattattattttattcctgAAATACaatattgtatgattttttatgataaaattatcaatttgttaTTACAATccacataaaatcaaatatatatatatatataacttttcccatgtattttaatgtttttcacgTACCAAATTATTTACTCTTacgatttgttttctttttgtagcaTGATTCTTATGGAGTTTTCCGTGTATGAGTTATGATGTTTGGCATCAGTTTCTTGTCAAGATCTGATTCTTCCAAATAATTGAATATTCGTGTGAatggaaaagaaagcaaaagcaaCCAGCCACAACATTGAGATGTAAAGGAGAAGGTGTAAAGAAAGTTTGGACCAAAGAATTTGCTCCTCGTCtggtctcaggttcaaaccATGTggttgtggtctcaggttcaaatCATATGgtttttaatatgatgattatTGAAGATTTACATAATCGTTAATATTAAGTTCCATggaattaatcgaggtgcgcatAAGTTAACCCGAATACTCAcgttaatgaaaagaaaaggagagagaaggtgtggacaaattaattatattcaaacaaggaagaaaacaagTAGGAAATAatggagatttttgttttttattccttatGAAGCTATGTGTTATAGCCATTAATTCATGTAACTATCGCCATAGAATCAAAATGTTGAATGGCTGCTATTTGCTTGTCTTTTCGCTGGTTTTCTACTCAAACTAGATTTCAAAtttcataaaagaagaaaaggctagcgaattgattatttttaatcaaatcaagatcaAATTGGATACTTCAGAGTACCACCAACAACTGCCTAGCCATCGGGCGGGCGGGCTGCAATGCAAGAATACCACATCCCTTCCCAATTTGGTTCTCaagaacagaaagaaagaaagattgttttttttcttttccctgccTCTACATATATGATGACTTTTAccataaaaacatcattattaaCTCGACCTGCCCTGGTTTTACAGATGAATCCAAGAAATATGTAATTCATAGCTTGATTCAGAACAACTCAGTAGTTTGACTCGTAATCCAATTGATCAGCTAAATTCAATCTAAACCTGATTTTgtaatcactaaaaaaaattaagaaaaagaagaagaatgaaatcgtgtcattttgattaaaaaatgattaaccttaattaattaggagacttataattaattaattaggagaATCTTCTCCTGCAATAATGCATACCCAACTTGAAATCCAAATACTGCAGGGTCATTGGCATCATGCAGACAGTGCATGTGAATGTGATATAGCTCGCAATATCTTAAGATTTATATGATAATAGGAAATAAAGGACTGGGTAGAGATTGCATTGTCAGTTGTCTGTGTGGGAGTAGCTCCTCTTATGTCGTGCACCTTTGTCCTGCTCCCTCGTCTAGTTTTAAACAGTATATTGGCAGACCTCCCGAGTTTCTGATTCCTAATGTGTGGAAGCCATTGCGCCATAAAACTACTGTACGTTATTTATATGTCCCCTGTTGTTTTAACATTTTACATTTCAATCCCAAACATCTTCTTTCTCATATTTCAATCCTTAGATGTTGAAAGATGAGAGAGAGTAACCGGAAAATATTTGAGAGATAGAAAAAGCTTGGACGATCACTTCCAGATATCCACTTCACTCCGGCAGAGGAGGCTGCCTTTTGCCATCCCGTCTCATGTATTCAACCGGTTTTTCACACACACGAGGTTCGATTCGAGGACGAGAGTGGAAAACCATGCATGATATGCCAAGCAATATCTGGATATGCAGCTGAAAATGGAAGTTGATGAAAAGGCATAAATTGGAATTGTTCCTTTAATTAAATGGGGAAGCCATTGTGGCGTAGACTACTAAAGATAAAAGGATTTCGCTGACAGCTTTGCTcacaataatttctttaaagaaTTGATAACTTTCATCCTGTTTCATGAGCACTACAAAAGGAAAAATTCCAAGCTTTTAGCATCTGATTTTGTTCCTCTTTGtgtatgatatatattttttttaatttttgcatttcCTTAACCACAAAGAGTATATTGAAAAAGCCATATCAGTAAAGGGATCTTAGCATCGTATTAGTCTTTTTTACATTATTGTGAGATTGCAATTAAAAATTGTGAGAATCAAGTAAAAGTAATATGACTGAGATTTTGATTGAATGAATATGGAGAATctaaataatattgaatattcaaatttttaatactTATTTTTCAGTAATTAAGAAAGCAACCAAGATTTTAGCTTGCAAAAACTAAATCAATGATGTGGTAGTTTTTTCGATTCAAGGTTAAGAATTAGAGGTTACCTTTCAAGAGATTATAGGGTTAAGTAGAATAGCCTATAGCCCTAAAGGCAACTATACAATTACCCGCGGCCTCATCTATGCCCGCCTCTCCCCATGGAACAGTTTCACCATGTTCAATCTAGTGCAATCTGCTAACCAAATGCATCCTTGCCTTGCCTGTTTTCAAGTGTAGATAAACATCGTAAACCAGAATACAACTTCATATTTTGCTGATAGATTTATATGCCAAGCAATGCTGTCCGAAGCAGACATAATTTGGGGAAAACATTTGGACATGCTTTTTGAGCAAGAAGAGTAAGCTCTTAAACTGATCAGCAATCCAAATTTTTTTACATGGTTAGGACAGTCAAATAGGGATGCATTCAGTATCTTATATTGATTTTGCTACATACAATATTatatcttttctctttcctagTATTCCTTTACAAAAATTTTATTACAACAAGCATGCAAGAATCACGAATTAATACAATCAGAAAAGGTAAACTTGATCGATTCACTTCGGGTTGAGACTCTCCCTGGTACGCTTGGTTGGTTGGATGGGAGTTAGACATGTGAGACCTCTATCGATCATTAACCTCATTCCACAACCAGTAAAAAAACTGTGTCATGCAATAGCTAACATTCTTGGTGCTGGGAAGATGCGGGAATGGCTCAAACAATAGACTACAAGAGCATCATGGTAACAGATGAGGCAGCAAACAGCACATAAAATATCACATCTTCATTGTACAGACCTGTGAAGCAGATAAGTTTTGTCAGGGAGTGGCCATCGTGAAGTTAAAATCGTACTTGGTGAGGAAAATGAAAGGCCCTTCTTGTAATCCAGTTTATAGGTTGCAAAACTAACTTGgacaattgaagaaaataaaaaaaataaaagacatttGAGGAATAGCTCAGATGTAGATAGGGTACACTTTCATGCGTCACTGAAGTTTGTGTTATTGATAGAGGAGGATTAAGATCTGCCAGAAATTTATCTTGAGTGGAGTTTTTGGAATTAAACAGAATGTTTTGGTATCAATGGAAGTTGGTAAAGCTTCTAGCTCTTAagtaaatatgaaaatacataCGTGCCATCTAATTCACATGCTAAGCCAGAAGTAGAAGAGCGAATACAATGAGATTTTCATGCATGTAACTCGAACAGCTTATTTTACAACAGCCTTCCTACTTTTCAAATCACAATGAAAGATGTTTTTGCGAAGATAACATGCAGGACTCAAATTTAAACAAACTAGAGCAAGCTTTACAAATTTCAATGGTTAAAACACATTAGATTCATTTTCTGCATAATGGTATTCCAGAGGAAGCATGGGCATAAGTTAGAATATTCTTACCACTTTGAGCATTTGCAGCAGCAGGAAGTGCTGGAATTTTTATGGCTGCAAATCAATAAGTTCAGGTTAACATCAAAGAATATGGAAGAGGAGAAATAAGAACTTAAATGGAAGAAATAACTTCAATTATTAAATGAAGAACCATCCAACGAACTAACAATGATGGGTTGGACATACTTTTATTGCATGATGCTGATAACTGAGATGTAGATGGCCATGGAGCAGGAATATTGTCATTCAAATCACAAATGAAGCTGATCCCTGAGTACTGATCAAATGTTGCATCAGAAGGCAAGCTTGGTAGAAGGCATCCAGACTCTAAATGgaagagaagatgatgaagcaAACAAGTTAAATTcaattgtataaaataattcaagCTAAAGATGCTCTGTGTAATTATGATAGACTTGCCAATTACAATCATggtaaaaaacacaagaaaattgTTAAGAATCAACTGCCCACGACCCAAGGCTGAAGATCAGATTTCCATGCCATGTGCTCAACGGGCATTAGTTGCATACTTATAAGAAGCATATTGGCGATCCTTAGCAGCAGCATGATGGCTTTCAGAATTTGACATGCTTATATGGATGCTAAGTTTGAAAATGAAACGAAAACTTCATAGTATGATTCCATACCTTGAATTGCAACTGAGGTGTCATTGTTGATCACCAGAATCATATATAAAGagcaaaataagaaaagaatccTGCATTAGTGTCTGATTTAAATTTGTCTGAAAGAAAATGCTTGCAATATATCAACAGAGGGAAATTGAGATTTGGGAGAGGgtactaaagaaaaaaaaaagttagttaaaaaattgaaaacaccaACCTTGAAGGGAGAAATCCTTAAGGGTTATATGACAAAGGCTATAAACATCTTTTGTAATATTTGACCTCTGTAACTTCATTCCTAGAGTTGTAGCACAATTCAGAGCTTGCAAGTTGGTTACGAGGCTCTGCTTCTGCAAGTGAGACACGTAGCTCTCCATGGCACTACAACATTCTGTCTTGTTACTAATCCCATTCCCACAGCCCTTTGCA
It contains:
- the LOC18111256 gene encoding protein DETOXIFICATION 40 — its product is MNSEPLRLSFKLSFHDETRSSELEQILADTEAPYFKRIRSASWVELKLLFHLAAPAVIVYLLNNVVSMSTQIFCGHLGNLELAAVSLGNTGIQMFAYGLMLGMGSAVETLCGQAFGAHRYEMLGVYLQRSTILLMATAIPLMVIYIFCEPLLMLLGEPVSIASAAAVFVYGLIPQIFAYAANFPIQKFLQAQSIIAPSAYISLGALVVHVLLSWLAIFKWNWGLLGAGLVLSLSWWIIVGGQFVYILTSKSCRKTWQGFSMEAFSGLWSFFKLSAASAVMLCLETWYYQILVLIAGLLKNAEVALDALSVCMTLSGWVFMISVGFNAAASVRVSNELGAGHPKSASFSVLVVTSCSFIISVIAAIIVLIFRDSISYIFTEGEVVAKAASDLSPFLAATLILNGIQPVLSGVAVGCGWQAFVAYVNVGCYYLIGVPVGVVLGFTFDLGAKGIWSGMLGGTVLQTIILVWVTLRTDWDKEVESAKNRLSSWDEKGQPLLVE